A window of Roseiflexus castenholzii DSM 13941 genomic DNA:
AAACTTCCAGAGCGGTCGGCTCCAAACATTGGCAGGGGTGAGGTGCGCGCCATCGTTCTCGCGCGCAAAGGCAAGCCACTCGTCGTTGAAGAAAATAATGCGGTCGTGGTCGTCGATGCGATAGGCGAATGTGCGTGGGGCAGGAAGGAGTTCCATCAGAAGCCTCTGCCGTCTGGCAGTCGACGCGCGGCGGAGGCTCGATGCGCACTGCGCCTCCGTGGCGCGTATAGAGAAGTAACCACCTTCATTGTACGACCAACGTCAAGAATCATACCATGCCCTGTTACACCTGATAATGATCCGGTGCGGCTTCTGGTATCATGGGCATGACACTGCCTGACGACGAAGGAGCCATTCATGTCTGCTGTTTCCGCGCCCGCCCTGGGTAACCTGTACGCTGCGCGGGCGAAGAATCTCGCCCCGGCTCAAATCTGGCCCGAACACGAGGGCGATCTGATCTCGCTGGCATACGGTTTTGCTGCGCCGGAACTGTTCCCAACTGACGATCTCCTCTCCGCCACTGCCGAAGTGTTGGCGGAGGATGCGGCGGAAGGGTTGAACTACGCGCCAACCTACCCCGGTCTGGTGCAGTTCGTTGCGAATCGCCTGCGCGCTCAGGGAACCCCGGCTGAACCGGGCACTGTGCTGATTTCCTACGGTTCCAGCCAGGTGCTGGCGTTGCTGCCGCAGGTGTTCATCGATCCCGGCGATGCCGTGATCGTCGAAGGACCGACGTTTATGGGTGCGGTGCGCCATTTTGCGCTGGCAGGCGCGCGCCTGATCACCGTCGATGTCGATGAGTACGGCATGAATGTTGATGCTCTTGAAGAGACGTTGCGCGATCTGGCGCAGCGCGGTCAACGCCCCAAGTTCATCTATACGATCCCGACCTTTCATAATCCGAGCGGCGTGCTGATGCCGCTGGAGCGCCGACAGCGACTGGTGGCGCTGGCGAAGGAGTATGGGGTGCTGATCGTTGAAGACGACGCCTACGGCGATCTCTACTTCGAGAACCCGCCGCCGCCGCGTCTCTCTGCGCTCGACCATGAAGGGTGGGTGTTGCAGGTCGGCACCTTCTCGAAAATCCTGGCGCCGGGGTTGCGTATGGGGTGGGCATGCGGCAATCACGAGATCATTCAGCGCCTGGCAAGT
This region includes:
- a CDS encoding aminotransferase-like domain-containing protein; its protein translation is MSAVSAPALGNLYAARAKNLAPAQIWPEHEGDLISLAYGFAAPELFPTDDLLSATAEVLAEDAAEGLNYAPTYPGLVQFVANRLRAQGTPAEPGTVLISYGSSQVLALLPQVFIDPGDAVIVEGPTFMGAVRHFALAGARLITVDVDEYGMNVDALEETLRDLAQRGQRPKFIYTIPTFHNPSGVLMPLERRQRLVALAKEYGVLIVEDDAYGDLYFENPPPPRLSALDHEGWVLQVGTFSKILAPGLRMGWACGNHEIIQRLASFKVEGSSGPFLTRMVERCCADGRLERHIAELRAAYRARRDLMLTVIAREWTPEVRVTKPEGGFFIWARLPQGVSATALLAEAEKHGVTFSPGTHFYANGQGDDAFRLSFSFVPHQQIEDGIARIGAALRMFQ